A DNA window from Mucilaginibacter xinganensis contains the following coding sequences:
- a CDS encoding AAA family ATPase, producing the protein MKQQNKEPLYIPFVRPAAIESIRDAARPPLPAGMDPDLLPGDELPLPEPEPHDFPAEEEDEEEDTAAGNSYRYDNNGAFIIRTGEDWLLDHTPIPEPTMLFGKFWHRDELCILFADTNVGKSVLAVQIADSISRGRPIAPLQMDAPAVPVLYFDFELSDAQFQHRYSTPADGKYPFTKNFCRAQLNPCSAKQNKFSSYEEFINNEIENALLAYQAKVLIIDNITCLRYGTQSAAGAQNLMQYLQNIKRKYNVSILVLAHTPKRNTAKPLSRNDLQGSKMLINFADSAFAIGESQQSPGLRYLKQIKQRSSSETHGAENICLGQIVKESNFLHFRFGGHGHETDHLTPYTELYRKNTQNRIGQLKKQGQTIRQIAARLGLATTTVFRTLKRLERCEEGEEFADVQTKNEETDERERNVMVSLSNHDMRIGPDDAPTERSKSAGNVMLTPPNHDVRKSPEAAEMRTINNVPPVILNDSEGSSPHASLVILNDSEGSSPHASLVILNDSEGSSPREPADKSAPNNPLTHPTQQTDEHERNFTLTPPNHDVHKGHDERERNVMVSLPNHDVRKGPNERERNVMVSLSNHDGRKGPDVVFTEQNNHPPLPGTPMHVTGKNFALYKQYQKEMAMLKADERANERRGKYAGEAEGTQRSSKVSLKF; encoded by the coding sequence ATGAAGCAGCAAAACAAAGAACCCCTTTACATCCCTTTCGTACGCCCCGCGGCAATCGAAAGCATCCGCGACGCCGCCCGGCCGCCCCTGCCCGCCGGCATGGACCCCGACCTCCTGCCCGGCGATGAACTGCCCCTGCCCGAACCCGAACCTCACGACTTTCCCGCAGAGGAAGAAGACGAAGAAGAAGACACCGCAGCCGGTAACAGCTACCGGTACGACAATAACGGCGCCTTCATTATCCGCACCGGCGAAGACTGGCTGCTGGACCATACCCCCATCCCCGAACCTACCATGCTGTTCGGCAAGTTCTGGCACCGGGACGAGCTATGCATCCTGTTTGCTGATACCAACGTGGGCAAATCCGTGCTGGCCGTACAAATTGCCGACAGCATCAGCCGCGGTCGCCCCATAGCGCCCCTGCAAATGGACGCCCCCGCCGTACCCGTGCTGTATTTCGACTTTGAGCTGAGCGACGCGCAGTTTCAGCACCGCTACAGCACCCCCGCCGACGGCAAATACCCCTTCACCAAAAACTTTTGCCGCGCGCAGCTCAACCCCTGCTCTGCCAAGCAAAACAAGTTCAGCAGCTATGAAGAATTTATTAATAACGAGATCGAGAACGCCCTGCTGGCCTACCAGGCAAAGGTGCTCATCATTGATAACATCACCTGCCTGCGCTATGGCACCCAGTCGGCCGCCGGGGCGCAAAACCTGATGCAGTACCTGCAAAACATTAAGCGCAAATACAATGTCTCTATCCTGGTGCTGGCCCATACCCCCAAGCGCAACACCGCCAAACCGCTGTCGCGCAACGACCTGCAGGGCAGCAAAATGCTCATCAACTTTGCCGACAGCGCCTTCGCCATCGGCGAGAGCCAGCAGTCGCCCGGGCTGCGTTACCTTAAGCAGATCAAGCAGCGCAGCAGCAGCGAAACCCACGGTGCCGAAAATATTTGTCTTGGCCAAATAGTAAAGGAAAGCAACTTCCTGCATTTCCGCTTCGGCGGGCACGGCCACGAAACCGACCACCTTACCCCTTATACCGAACTATACCGCAAAAACACCCAAAACCGCATCGGGCAATTGAAAAAGCAGGGCCAAACCATCCGCCAGATCGCCGCCCGGCTGGGCTTGGCCACCACCACCGTATTCCGCACCCTGAAACGGCTGGAAAGATGTGAGGAAGGTGAGGAATTTGCGGATGTGCAGACGAAAAACGAAGAAACGGATGAGCGCGAAAGAAATGTCATGGTGAGCCTGTCGAACCACGACATGCGCATAGGCCCTGACGATGCCCCTACAGAGCGCAGCAAAAGCGCCGGAAATGTAATGTTAACCCCGCCGAACCACGATGTGCGCAAAAGCCCCGAAGCTGCTGAAATGCGAACAATTAATAACGTCCCCCCTGTCATCCTGAACGACAGTGAAGGATCTTCTCCGCACGCCTCTCTTGTCATCCTGAACGACAGTGAAGGATCTTCTCCGCACGCCTCTCTTGTCATCCTGAACGACAGTGAAGGATCTTCTCCGCGCGAACCCGCCGATAAGTCTGCGCCCAATAACCCGCTGACCCACCCGACACAACAAACGGATGAGCACGAAAGAAATTTCACGTTAACCCCACCAAACCACGATGTGCACAAAGGCCATGATGAGCGCGAAAGGAATGTCATGGTGAGCCTGCCGAACCACGATGTGCGCAAAGGCCCCAATGAGCGCGAAAGGAATGTCATGGTGAGCCTGTCGAACCACGATGGGCGCAAAGGCCCCGATGTTGTCTTTACGGAGCAAAATAACCATCCACCACTCCCCGGCACTCCCATGCATGTAACCGGCAAAAACTTTGCCCTCTACAAACAATACCAAAAAGAAATGGCTATGCTGAAAGCCGATGAACGTGCTAATGAGCGGCGCGGTAAATACGCTGGGGAGGCGGAGGGGACTCAACGGAGTTCTAAAGTCAGTTTAAAATTTTAA
- the dgt gene encoding dGTP triphosphohydrolase, with translation MDWKKYLNTKRLRVSKRDKTSDFRNEFESDFGRVIFSPATRRMHDKTQVFPLTTDDNIHSRLTHSMEVMSVGHSLSLNLCENDLFINKVKKEKSTLLRQIPVIVKNACLVHDIGNPPFGHFGETVIQTYFEKLFGSNENKPLQKFTLTKEEKEDFIFFDGNAQGFRLLTKLQILDDAYGLNLTFGTLAAYLKYPNTGEKNNNIISQKKRGVFQSEKNYLNTIAKGSGLLIKNKIIRHPLSFIMEAADSICYLVMDIEDGYKKKWYDYKFVKEKLSDIPGMLETFEYIDSKFKSEISKMVNLRLALIKRLVILADKNFVDNLEEICKGEYNLELIKDDTHNLAKKLALFCYEHIFSHKDIMSLELTGHSVLTGLLDYYIEFCFHQKSDYRNRAVGLISKSTVKVAMLETKCSNFEELTDYYKLRVIVDFISGMTDQYALDHYQKLSGQKIN, from the coding sequence ATGGACTGGAAAAAATATTTAAATACAAAAAGGCTTCGTGTATCCAAAAGAGATAAGACCTCAGATTTCAGGAACGAATTTGAAAGTGATTTTGGAAGGGTTATTTTTAGCCCTGCGACAAGAAGAATGCATGACAAAACACAAGTTTTCCCCTTGACTACCGATGATAATATTCATTCACGTTTAACCCATTCAATGGAAGTAATGTCAGTTGGGCACTCATTATCTTTGAACTTATGTGAAAATGATTTATTTATAAATAAAGTAAAAAAGGAAAAATCTACTTTATTAAGGCAAATACCTGTAATAGTAAAAAATGCATGTTTGGTTCACGACATTGGCAATCCTCCATTTGGACACTTCGGAGAAACTGTTATCCAAACTTATTTTGAAAAACTTTTTGGATCAAATGAAAATAAGCCGCTCCAAAAATTCACTTTGACAAAAGAAGAAAAAGAAGATTTTATATTTTTCGATGGAAATGCACAAGGCTTTCGACTACTAACTAAATTACAGATTTTAGATGATGCATATGGTTTAAACTTAACTTTTGGTACTCTGGCTGCTTATTTAAAATACCCAAACACAGGAGAAAAAAATAACAATATAATATCGCAAAAAAAACGTGGGGTTTTTCAGTCTGAAAAAAACTATTTGAATACTATTGCTAAGGGTAGCGGTCTTTTAATTAAAAATAAAATTATACGTCATCCCTTGTCATTTATAATGGAAGCAGCAGATTCAATTTGTTATTTAGTTATGGATATCGAAGATGGCTACAAAAAAAAATGGTACGACTATAAGTTTGTTAAAGAAAAATTAAGCGATATTCCAGGGATGCTGGAAACCTTTGAATATATTGATAGTAAATTTAAAAGCGAAATATCCAAAATGGTAAATCTCAGATTAGCATTAATAAAGCGTCTCGTGATTTTAGCCGATAAAAATTTCGTTGACAATTTGGAAGAAATCTGCAAGGGAGAATATAACTTAGAATTAATTAAAGATGACACACATAACTTGGCAAAAAAATTGGCATTGTTTTGCTATGAACATATTTTTTCTCACAAGGACATTATGTCACTGGAATTGACGGGGCACTCTGTATTAACAGGATTATTGGATTATTATATCGAATTTTGTTTTCATCAAAAATCAGATTATAGGAATAGAGCCGTGGGTTTAATTTCTAAAAGTACTGTCAAAGTAGCTATGCTCGAAACAAAATGTTCCAATTTCGAGGAATTAACTGATTATTATAAATTAAGAGTTATTGTCGATTTTATATCCGGGATGACGGATCAATATGCTTTAGATCATTATCAAAAATTGAGTGGCCAAAAAATTAATTGA
- a CDS encoding circularly permuted type 2 ATP-grasp protein has product MQESGYFDKYSPISGVWDEMYGADTNVRDHYRKVIEYISGESADDLNKKEELAKRLFMSQGITFTVYNSGEGIEKIFPFDIIPRIITADEWAFVERGIKQRLTALNLFLKDVYHNQFIIKDGIVPIDIIYSCPHFLREMYQLQVPYDIYVHISGIDIIRDYDGTFYVLEDNLRTPSGVSYMLENREITKRLFPDLLPQCGVRSVTEYPTILYKNLLALSPRQISNPTIVLLSPGIYNSAYFEHTTLARLMGVELVEGRDLVVNNHKVYMKTTTGLQQVDVIYRRVDDEYLDPLVFNPGSMLGVAGIMGAYRKGNVAIVNAIGTGVADDKAVYVYVPEMIRYYLNEEPILKNVPTHQLGNADERDHVFQNINKMVIKKTNGSGGYGMLMGHAATEQEIEEYKLEIMKDPRNFIGQPTISLSSAPCYMQGELQPRRIDLRPYALYGPDGIEIVPGGLTRVALKEGSLVVNSSQGGGSKDTWVLA; this is encoded by the coding sequence ATGCAGGAATCTGGTTATTTTGATAAATACAGCCCCATAAGCGGCGTTTGGGACGAAATGTATGGCGCGGACACCAACGTGCGCGACCATTACCGCAAGGTAATAGAATATATTTCGGGAGAGTCGGCAGATGATTTGAATAAGAAAGAAGAGCTGGCCAAGCGCCTGTTCATGAGCCAGGGCATTACCTTTACGGTGTATAACAGCGGCGAAGGCATCGAAAAGATCTTCCCGTTTGATATTATCCCACGCATAATTACCGCCGATGAATGGGCCTTTGTTGAACGCGGCATTAAACAGCGGCTAACGGCCCTTAACCTGTTCCTGAAAGATGTTTACCATAACCAGTTTATTATAAAAGACGGCATTGTGCCGATAGATATCATTTACTCGTGCCCGCATTTTTTACGGGAGATGTACCAGTTGCAGGTGCCGTATGACATTTATGTGCACATCAGCGGGATAGATATCATCAGGGATTATGACGGCACCTTTTATGTGCTGGAAGATAACCTGCGCACCCCCAGCGGCGTAAGCTACATGCTGGAGAACCGCGAGATCACCAAGCGCCTCTTCCCCGATCTGCTGCCGCAATGCGGCGTGCGGAGCGTTACGGAATATCCTACCATCTTATACAAAAATTTACTGGCCCTGTCGCCGCGGCAAATCAGCAACCCTACCATTGTGCTGCTGAGCCCGGGCATTTATAACTCGGCCTATTTTGAGCATACCACGCTGGCCCGCCTGATGGGCGTTGAGCTGGTAGAGGGCCGCGACCTGGTGGTGAACAACCATAAGGTATATATGAAAACCACCACCGGCTTGCAGCAGGTGGATGTAATTTACCGCCGTGTAGACGATGAGTACCTTGATCCGCTGGTGTTTAACCCGGGCAGCATGCTGGGCGTTGCCGGCATTATGGGTGCCTACCGCAAGGGCAACGTAGCCATTGTAAATGCCATTGGTACCGGCGTGGCCGACGATAAGGCGGTGTACGTTTACGTGCCCGAGATGATCCGCTATTATTTAAATGAAGAACCGATCCTGAAGAATGTACCTACCCACCAGCTGGGCAACGCCGATGAGCGCGACCATGTGTTTCAAAACATCAATAAAATGGTGATCAAAAAAACCAATGGCAGCGGCGGTTACGGCATGCTGATGGGCCATGCGGCAACTGAACAGGAGATTGAAGAATATAAGCTGGAGATTATGAAAGATCCGCGTAACTTTATAGGGCAGCCCACCATCAGCCTGTCGTCGGCACCGTGCTATATGCAGGGCGAATTACAGCCCCGCCGGATAGACCTGCGGCCGTATGCGCTGTACGGCCCCGATGGTATTGAGATTGTACCGGGCGGGCTTACACGGGTGGCCCTTAAAGAAGGTTCGCTGGTGGTGAACAGCTCGCAGGGCGGCGGCAGTAAGGACACGTGGGTGTTGGCGTGA
- a CDS encoding alpha-E domain-containing protein, producing the protein MLSRVAASFYWLSRYIERSDGMLRMLKINYASSQDTIQEFTWAPVIRIFAGQGEEETERLDNNTRAVLKYMVTGKDNPNSILNIITLSRENARGVQEHIPKDLWQCLNEYYHTVKDPKIEKALQREDPIGVLDILIKQVMLYYGTAEITMERGEGRSFMNIGKYLERAIQSVDILDTKFGSVSDNPDLLTDTSYWKHLLLSLGGYELYLKTYREGFEASNILEQVVLNNDFPRSVIYSVNNIQRYFDRLKNNSNADDFRELSFQIGRLQSRIKYSSVRSIEQDGLHQYLTQIRKELYGIGNALNAHYFANS; encoded by the coding sequence ATGTTAAGCAGGGTAGCAGCAAGTTTTTATTGGTTAAGCAGATACATTGAGCGCAGCGACGGTATGTTGCGCATGCTGAAGATCAACTACGCATCGAGCCAGGACACCATCCAGGAATTTACCTGGGCACCGGTGATCAGGATTTTTGCCGGGCAGGGCGAGGAAGAGACCGAGCGCCTGGACAACAACACCCGGGCGGTATTAAAATATATGGTTACCGGCAAGGATAACCCCAACTCTATTTTAAACATCATCACCCTCTCGCGCGAGAATGCCCGCGGGGTGCAGGAACACATCCCCAAGGACCTTTGGCAATGTCTTAACGAATATTACCATACCGTTAAGGACCCTAAAATAGAGAAGGCCCTGCAACGGGAGGACCCGATCGGCGTGCTCGACATCCTGATTAAACAAGTGATGCTGTATTACGGCACCGCCGAGATCACCATGGAGCGCGGCGAGGGCCGCAGCTTTATGAACATTGGCAAGTACCTGGAACGCGCCATCCAGAGCGTGGATATCCTGGATACCAAATTCGGCTCCGTAAGTGATAACCCCGACCTGCTTACCGATACCAGCTACTGGAAGCATTTGCTGTTGTCGCTGGGCGGATACGAGCTTTATTTAAAAACCTACCGCGAGGGCTTTGAGGCCAGCAACATCCTGGAGCAGGTGGTGCTGAACAATGATTTCCCGCGGTCGGTGATCTACTCGGTGAACAACATCCAGCGGTATTTCGACAGGCTAAAAAACAACAGCAACGCCGACGATTTCAGGGAGCTTTCTTTCCAGATTGGCCGCTTGCAGAGCCGCATCAAATACAGCTCGGTAAGAAGTATTGAGCAGGATGGGCTGCACCAGTATTTAACACAGATCCGCAAGGAGCTATACGGAATAGGAAACGCACTGAATGCCCATTATTTCGCGAATAGTTAG
- a CDS encoding transglutaminase family protein produces MPDFEIQHITRYIYEGPVRDSANQIILYPIKDEYQDIIKQELNITGNPQVDTYIDYYGNEVGSFTYSQQHTMLTINSKIWVTTRHRALPVSDIFPSQQWEDLRRLQFVVPYIDFLKQEYFEGLNELKLIVDQEKTKDDTPYHVALRFCQYVFDNFTYIKGVTGVDTTLDEIWKLKAGVCQDFAHILTEMLRMVQIPARYVSGYICTSRNNMRGEGATHAWAEAYIPDYGWLGIDPTNNCIANETHVRLAVGRNFSDCSPVKGVYKGSSNHRLEVAVSVDDENVLNNNDQTELNPAVTIVSSAPKNSYQQYMEIIQQQQQQQQ; encoded by the coding sequence ATGCCAGATTTTGAAATTCAACATATTACCCGTTACATTTATGAGGGCCCCGTGCGCGACAGTGCCAACCAGATTATCCTGTACCCCATAAAAGATGAGTACCAGGACATTATTAAGCAGGAGCTTAACATTACCGGCAACCCGCAGGTGGATACATACATTGATTATTACGGCAACGAGGTAGGCAGCTTTACCTACAGTCAGCAGCATACCATGCTTACCATTAACTCAAAAATATGGGTAACTACCCGGCACCGCGCATTGCCCGTAAGCGACATTTTCCCCTCGCAGCAGTGGGAGGACCTTCGCCGCCTGCAGTTTGTAGTGCCTTACATTGACTTTTTAAAGCAGGAATATTTTGAGGGCCTTAATGAACTGAAACTGATTGTGGACCAGGAAAAAACAAAGGACGATACCCCTTACCATGTTGCCCTGCGCTTTTGCCAGTATGTGTTTGACAACTTTACCTACATAAAAGGCGTTACCGGCGTTGATACCACGCTCGACGAGATCTGGAAGCTGAAGGCCGGCGTTTGCCAGGACTTTGCACATATTCTTACCGAAATGCTGCGCATGGTGCAGATCCCCGCCCGGTATGTGAGCGGTTATATTTGCACCAGCCGCAACAACATGCGCGGCGAAGGTGCCACCCATGCCTGGGCCGAAGCCTACATCCCCGATTATGGCTGGCTCGGCATCGACCCTACCAATAACTGTATTGCCAACGAAACCCATGTACGCCTGGCCGTGGGCCGTAATTTTTCGGATTGCTCGCCGGTAAAAGGGGTTTATAAAGGATCATCCAACCACCGGCTGGAAGTGGCCGTATCGGTTGATGACGAAAACGTTTTAAACAATAACGATCAGACCGAACTTAACCCCGCAGTAACCATCGTATCCTCTGCCCCAAAAAACAGCTACCAGCAGTATATGGAGATCATTCAGCAGCAACAACAGCAGCAGCAGTAG
- a CDS encoding REP-associated tyrosine transposase, translating to MSRNASTDELYSATFTVVDWIDVFTRREYSDFIIENLQYSQQHKNMNIYAYVIMTNHIHLVANVTDGSLGEVLGRFKSYTSKKLFELIANNAGESRREWMIKAFEHAGKYNPLNENHQFWQNGNYPVLLYSPAVIDQKIDYIHENPVRAGFVGAAHDYWYSSANPESPLKIIY from the coding sequence ATGTCACGCAATGCCTCAACCGACGAGCTTTATTCTGCAACCTTTACCGTAGTAGACTGGATAGACGTATTCACGAGGCGGGAGTACAGCGATTTTATTATTGAAAACCTTCAATATTCTCAGCAACATAAAAATATGAACATCTATGCCTATGTAATCATGACAAACCACATACACCTTGTAGCCAATGTGACGGATGGCTCGTTAGGAGAAGTTTTGGGACGTTTTAAATCATATACTTCTAAAAAGCTTTTTGAACTGATCGCCAATAATGCAGGTGAAAGCAGGCGGGAATGGATGATTAAAGCGTTTGAACACGCCGGCAAGTATAACCCGCTAAATGAAAATCATCAATTTTGGCAGAATGGGAATTACCCGGTATTACTCTATTCGCCGGCGGTTATTGATCAGAAGATCGATTACATTCATGAGAATCCGGTAAGGGCAGGATTTGTAGGTGCAGCACATGACTACTGGTATAGCAGTGCTAATCCGGAAAGCCCGTTGAAGATTATTTATTAA
- a CDS encoding REP-associated tyrosine transposase, with amino-acid sequence MSRNASTDELYFATFTVVDWIDVLTRREYSDFIIENLQYCQQHKNLNVYAYVIITNHIHLVANVRDGSLGEVLGRFKSYTSKKLFELIANNAGESRREWMIKAFEHAGKYNPLNENHQFWQNGNYPVLLYSPAVIDQKIDYIHENPVKAGFVGAAHDYWYSSSNPESPLKIIY; translated from the coding sequence ATGTCACGCAATGCCTCAACCGACGAGCTTTATTTTGCAACCTTTACCGTAGTAGACTGGATAGACGTTTTAACGAGGCGGGAGTACAGCGATTTTATTATTGAAAATCTTCAGTATTGTCAGCAACATAAAAACCTGAACGTCTATGCCTATGTGATCATTACAAACCACATACACCTTGTGGCAAATGTCAGGGATGGCTCGTTAGGAGAAGTTTTAGGACGTTTTAAATCATATACTTCTAAAAAGCTTTTTGAACTGATCGCCAATAATGCAGGTGAAAGCAGGCGGGAATGGATGATTAAAGCGTTTGAACACGCCGGCAAGTATAATCCGCTAAATGAAAATCATCAATTTTGGCAGAATGGGAATTACCCGGTATTACTCTATTCGCCGGCGGTTATCGATCAGAAGATCGATTACATTCATGAGAATCCGGTAAAAGCGGGATTTGTAGGTGCAGCACATGACTACTGGTATAGCAGTTCTAATCCGGAAAGCCCGTTGAAGATTATTTATTAA
- a CDS encoding PfkB family carbohydrate kinase, producing MIDLCCIGHITSDKVVTTTSTMHMPGGTAFYFSCAVSQLPINYLLVTALAPAEIHYVADLRAKGIEVKVQPSAHTVYFENIYAENQDERTQNVLEKADPFGVEQLENVAAKVFHLGPLLADDIDLNLIKTLASKSRVSIDVQGYLREVVNQKVRAVDWPQKKEALQYAHTVKADVAELQALTGLNDPKNGARLLAEWGVAEVVVTNGSGGSFILSGGEIYTIPAYRPKVIVDATGCGDTYMAGYLYSRIKGEGIQAAGEFAAAMASLKMEHPGPFTGTEADVRQLLKKK from the coding sequence ATGATTGATCTTTGCTGTATAGGCCACATCACTTCCGACAAGGTGGTAACCACCACTTCCACCATGCACATGCCCGGCGGCACCGCTTTTTATTTTTCGTGCGCGGTAAGCCAGCTGCCAATCAATTACCTGCTGGTTACCGCCCTGGCCCCTGCCGAGATCCATTACGTGGCCGATCTGCGTGCCAAAGGCATCGAAGTTAAGGTGCAGCCCAGTGCCCATACCGTGTATTTTGAAAATATTTATGCCGAAAACCAGGACGAGCGCACCCAGAATGTGTTGGAAAAAGCCGACCCGTTCGGGGTGGAACAGCTTGAAAACGTAGCCGCAAAGGTATTTCACCTGGGGCCGCTGCTGGCCGATGATATTGATTTAAACCTGATCAAAACCCTGGCTTCAAAAAGCAGGGTGAGCATTGACGTGCAGGGCTATCTGCGCGAAGTGGTGAACCAGAAAGTGCGCGCGGTTGACTGGCCCCAAAAAAAGGAAGCCCTGCAATATGCCCATACCGTAAAAGCCGACGTTGCCGAATTGCAGGCCCTCACCGGCCTTAACGACCCTAAAAATGGTGCCCGGCTGCTGGCAGAATGGGGCGTGGCTGAAGTGGTGGTTACCAATGGCAGCGGCGGATCGTTCATTTTAAGCGGCGGCGAGATTTATACCATCCCGGCCTATCGCCCTAAGGTAATTGTTGACGCTACCGGTTGCGGCGATACTTACATGGCTGGATACCTGTACAGCCGCATTAAAGGGGAAGGCATCCAGGCGGCGGGCGAATTTGCAGCCGCAATGGCCAGCCTTAAAATGGAACATCCGGGCCCCTTTACCGGCACCGAAGCCGACGTAAGGCAGCTGCTGAAAAAAAAATAA
- a CDS encoding iron chaperone: MDGLALFNSYLNKQQDSFKPCLIALRNLVLSIAPYAEETFSYQVHCFKHHYMLVGIGVTKDFCSLYTMSPKLVKSMKDELKGCKVSGTTIHFSPADALPEPLITKIILERIRQNELLAATRKK; encoded by the coding sequence ATGGATGGGCTGGCGCTATTTAATTCGTACCTCAACAAGCAGCAAGACAGTTTTAAACCCTGCCTCATCGCCCTGCGCAACCTGGTGCTCTCCATCGCCCCCTATGCCGAAGAAACCTTTAGTTACCAGGTGCACTGCTTTAAGCACCATTATATGCTGGTGGGCATTGGCGTTACCAAAGATTTTTGCAGCCTGTACACCATGAGCCCCAAGCTGGTAAAAAGCATGAAAGACGAGCTTAAAGGCTGTAAGGTATCAGGTACCACTATTCACTTTAGCCCCGCTGATGCGCTTCCGGAGCCGCTCATCACCAAAATTATTTTGGAGCGCATCCGCCAAAATGAATTGCTTGCCGCCACCCGCAAAAAGTAG
- a CDS encoding DUF4249 family protein encodes MEIKRYKLKAMLLGSLLAVTLYACKKENVTTASVNLPVVEAYLMAGKPITIKVYQQKDISDTAKYGAGIKGLQLSIADGSKTVVLTETKAGTYVYADSTFLTAGKTYSLKFSYLTYAVSATTVMPAKPQNFATRVSTITIDGLTGRNSATDTLNRFTWTNPDSLNHVLLFNNLDGIDFPTGSFGNRSANFIMNTERAAAFEVTQRPFSYYGHYDVVLLRVNKEYIDLLTSNSANSTSQSLASQPTNVLNGFGIFTAMQADTLKFNVF; translated from the coding sequence ATGGAAATAAAGAGATACAAACTAAAAGCCATGCTGCTGGGCAGCCTGCTGGCCGTTACCCTGTATGCCTGCAAAAAGGAAAACGTAACCACCGCGAGCGTTAATTTACCGGTAGTGGAAGCTTACCTGATGGCCGGCAAACCCATTACCATAAAGGTTTATCAGCAAAAAGATATATCCGATACCGCCAAATACGGGGCGGGCATAAAGGGACTTCAGCTTTCAATAGCCGATGGCAGTAAAACGGTGGTGCTTACCGAAACTAAAGCCGGTACCTACGTTTATGCCGATTCGACCTTTTTAACTGCGGGCAAAACTTACAGCTTAAAGTTTAGCTATTTAACTTACGCGGTATCGGCAACAACGGTTATGCCTGCAAAGCCGCAAAACTTTGCCACACGGGTTTCCACCATTACCATTGACGGCCTTACGGGCAGAAACAGCGCCACTGATACCCTAAACCGGTTTACGTGGACCAACCCCGACTCGTTAAACCACGTGCTGCTGTTTAATAACCTGGATGGTATTGACTTCCCCACGGGCAGCTTTGGCAACCGGTCGGCTAATTTTATAATGAATACGGAAAGGGCCGCAGCCTTTGAGGTTACCCAGCGGCCATTTAGCTATTATGGCCATTACGACGTGGTATTGCTGCGGGTAAATAAGGAATATATTGACCTGCTTACCAGTAACAGCGCTAATTCCACATCGCAAAGCCTGGCCAGCCAGCCTACCAACGTACTTAACGGGTTCGGTATATTTACCGCCATGCAGGCAGATACACTGAAATTTAACGTGTTTTAA